From one Plasmodium knowlesi strain H genome assembly, chromosome: 11 genomic stretch:
- a CDS encoding ubiquitin-conjugating enzyme E2, putative — MNSTTRSSKELLRLQKELKDIENENVQEIDAHVKDSNISEWVGFIKGPSGTPYEDGHFILDITIPNDYPYNPPKIKFNTKIWHPNISSQTGAICLDVLKNEWSPALTIRTALLSIQALLSDPQPDDPQDAEVAKMYKENYSLFLKTASVWTKTFATGPKLEPREVIIKKITEMGFTEDQAKNALINADWNETLALNTLLENS, encoded by the exons atgaattccaCAACGAGAAGTTCAAAGGAGTTACTCCGTCTGCAGAAG GAGCTAAAAGAcattgaaaatgaaaatgtgcaAGAAATAGATGCCCACGTGAAGGACTCCAATATTTCAGAGTGGGTTGGTTTTATCAAGGGCCCATCGGGGACGCCCTATGAAGATGGGCATTTTATCTTAGACATAACTATACCTAATGATTACCCGTATAATCCACCCAAG ATAAAATTCAATACCAAAATATGGCACCCCAACATTTCAAGCCAAACGGGGGCAATCTGCTTGgacgttttaaaaaatgaatggagTCCCGCGCTGACGATTAGAACTGCACTTTTGTCTATTCAAGCGTTGTTGTCGGATCCGCAACCAG ATGACCCCCAAGACGCAGAAGTagcaaaaatgtacaaagaGAACTATTccctatttttaaaaacagcCAG TGTGTGGACGAAGACTTTTGCCACGGGCCCAAAACTCGAGCCAAGAGAAGTCATT ATTAAGAAGATCACCGAAATGGGATTTACGGAGGACCAGGCGAAG AATGCCTTAATAAATGCCGATTGGAATGAAACCCTGGCACTAAACACTCTTCTCGAAAATTCATAA